In the genome of Dehalococcoidia bacterium, the window CGGAGGCGAACACAGGCACCCCCTCCTCCAGCACCACCTCCATCTGCCGACGGATGAAGTCGGGCCCGAAGCGCACGGGTGGCTCCCTCTCCTCCACCTCTGGGAGCTCCCACTGCCTCTTCAGCTTTTCCACAAACTCCCTTTGCTCCTTGGGGAAGAGCTGACGGATGTCCCGGCCCTGGATGACTCCCTGGGGGACGTCGGGGAGCTGCCCCATGGTGGGGAGGAGGAGGTCTACGCCGAAGGGCTTATCGGTGAGGTCGCGCACCTTGCGGATCTCGCGTCGCAGCTCATCTGGGGGCATGACGGCGGCGCCTATGACCCCGAGGCCCCCAGCGTTGGAGACGGCGGCCACCAGCTCGGCCCTGGCCACCCCACCCATGCCCGCCAGGATAACGGGGTACTCGATGCCCAACATCTCGCACAGCTTGGTCCTGAGGACGGGCCTCGGCACGTCGCACCTCCCTAGCGCATATGGGACCTCGGGATCGTAGCCATTATAGGCGTCAGTTGACGTATACGGCAAGGTCGGCCCGCCAAGCAGGGTGCTATAATCCTCACCGTGGGGGAGAAGACGCAGCTGCTAGTCCTCCTGGACGGCCACGGTATCATCCACCGCTCATATCATGCCATGAAGGAGCAGCCTCTCACCGTGCGACGCACGGGAGAGGTAATAAGCGCCGTATACGGATTTGCCAACACCCTGCTTTCGGTCCTGCAGGAGCTGAAGCCCACCCATGTAGCGGTGGCCATGGACAAGGGGCGGACCACCTTCC includes:
- a CDS encoding nitronate monooxygenase translates to MPRPVLRTKLCEMLGIEYPVILAGMGGVARAELVAAVSNAGGLGVIGAAVMPPDELRREIRKVRDLTDKPFGVDLLLPTMGQLPDVPQGVIQGRDIRQLFPKEQREFVEKLKRQWELPEVEEREPPVRFGPDFIRRQMEVVLEEGVPVFAS